In the genome of Pontibacter actiniarum, the window CTGCGGCTACGGGTGCTGAACGCCTCATCGGCACGTTACTACCACCTGGGCATCCCCGGCAAGCAGCTGCACGTTATCGGCATGGACGGGAGCTTCCTGGAAAAACCTGTGGCCAAGGAAACCCTGCTGCTGGCACCGGGGGAGAGAGCCGATATGTTGGTTGAGGCGATGGAAGCCGCTCCCCTGGCACTTCTGAACATGCCCTACAGCAGAACTCCCGCCGGGCCAAGCACCGACACCCCAGCCGGCGGGGCCATACTCGCTACCTTTGCCGTACAGGGTGCGCCAGCCCAAGTCGAACTGCCTGGCAAGCTGGTGGAAATACCGGCGCTGGACCTGACCACGGCGGCGGCTCACAAAACGCTTACTTTCGGGGCCACCATGCAGCCACTGCAGTTCACCATCGACGGCAAAACCTTTGACCATTGCCGCACCGACCTGACTGCCCGCGCAGGCACCCTGGAGGTGTGGGACATTGTGAACCCGATGGCAATGGACCACCCGTTCCACCTGCACACCTTCCCGTTCCAAGTAATCGCTGTAAACGGCGAGGCGGTGCCCTACCGTGCCTGGAAAGACGTGGTGAACGTACCGGCCAACGGCTCCGTGCGCATCGCCATTCCGTTCGAAGGATTCACGGGCAAGGTAATGTACCACTGCCACATTCTGGAGCACGAGGACCTGGGCATGATGGGGAACCTGGAAGTGCTGTAGCCACCGGAACTTAAAGTATAAATCCTGCACCGGCAGTATGCTGGCTGTGCAGGATTTATACTTAATTTACACCTTGCTTATCAGTTCTATACTTTAGCATCTTTAAAAGCGAGTTTATACTATGGTAAAAGCAGGCGCTCCCGTACCGGTTTTCTCTGAGGCAGAAAGCTTCTCCAAAAACAACCTCCGCGACTTTTACATCGCCTCGTACGAAGACAGGCAGGATGCGGGCCTGCGAAGGGTCGCGCCGCACCGCCACACCTACTACGAGGTCATCTGGATTATAGAAGGGAGCGGCACGCACACCATTGACTTTAGGGATTATGCCTTCCAGGGGCCCTGCCTGTTTTTGCTGCAGCCCAGCCACATTCACCAGATCGTGAAAAACGGCCCCACCAAGGGCTTTGTCCTGAAATTTAACGAGTCGCTCTTCTCCACGGAGTCTGGCACGGAGAACCTGCTGCTCAAGTATGGCATCTTCGACAATATTAACGTGCAGCCGGTGCTGCACCTGGCCCCCACTGACGTGCTCCTGCTCAACGACCTGATGCAGAAGATGCTGCTGGAGTACAAGCAGCCCTCCGAGCTGTCAGCGGTTATCATTGCTTCTTATCTCAAAATCTTTCTGCTGCAGGTGTACAAGCTCAAAGACAGCCACCGGGAAGAGCTGCAGCCAGGCCCGGAGCCCCGTTACCTGGTGTACCGCTCCTTTAAAAAGATGCTGGAGGAGAACTATGTACGGCAGCACGCGGTGCAGTACTATGCCTCGGAGCTGGCTATTACGCCACGCACCCTCAACGAAATCACGCACAAGTATGCCGGTAAAAAGGTAAGCCAGCTCATAAAGGAGCGCCTCATGCTGGAGGCAAAAAGGCTGCTGCACCACGGCCGGCTCTCTGTAAAGGAAGTGGCCGCCCACCTGGGCTTCGAAGACCCGGCCTACTTCACCCGCTTCTTTACCAAAAACGAAGGCACCTCGCCGCAGGGCTTCCGGCAGCAGGAGAAGCATGCCGCCGCCGCAACCTAAGGGCCGATAAGTGCAGGGCAAAGGAGGATTTGTCCATTGAGCCCGGGGCTGCCGGTGTAGAACTTTGTGTTGTTAAAACGATCCTCGCATCCATAAAACAACATACACATGAACCGTAAAGCCTTCCTTCAGAAATCGCTGCTCAGCTCCTCCTTACTCATGGTGCCGGGCCTGGCGCAGCACAGTTTTTCAACACCTGCTACAGGGCCAGGGCTTGCCCCCGCCATTGCGCACCCGCACCGGCAGAACATCTGCGCTACCTGCGGCACCCGCTACGCCTCGGCTAAAACAGCAGAGAGTACCTGCCCCATCTGCCTCGACGACCGCCAGTATGTGGGCAACGGGGGCCAGAAGTGGCTCAGTTACGATGAACTGGCAAAAGGGCGCGGCATCCGCACGAACAAACTGCAAACGGACCTCTACGAACTGAAGATCACACCGGCCTTTGCCATTGGGCAGAAAGCCCACCTGGTGCTCTCAAAGAGCGGCAACGTACTCTGGGATTGCATTCCGTACCTGGATGAGCCGACGGCGACCTACATCCGCTCCCTGGGAGGCATCCAGGCGATCGCTATTTCGCACCCGCACTACTACAGCCTGATGGCGGAGTGGGCCACGGCCTTCGACTGCCCCGTTTACCTGCACGCGCACGACAAGGCCTGGATACAAGACGAGAGCAGGCACATCCGGCTCTGGAGCGGCAAAGAGCTGGCGCTGTGGGACGGCATGAAGGTGGTGCATGTGGGCGGGCACTTCCCCGGCAGCACCGTACTGCACCTCCCCCGGCACGGCCAGGGAACCCTGCTCACCGGCGACAGCATCTATGTGGTGCGCGACAGAAAGCACGTATCCTTTATGTACAGCTACCCGAACCTGGTACCGCTGCCGCAGCAGGCCATCCGCCTTATACACGAGCGCATCCATCCGCTGGAATTCGACACCATCCATGCCGCCTTCGAAGGGCAGGTGATTGCCACGGGAGCCAAGGGAGCTTTTGAGCGGTCGGTAAAACGCTACCTGGGCATTTACCAGCGCTAAAGCGGCAAGTACAAACGCGTAGCTGTACAGCCCGCACACAAAGAAGCCGCCTGTGTTACAGGCGGCTTCTTTGTGTGGCACAGGCCGCTATACTTATACTTATACTTATAATTATAATTATAATTATAAGTATACTTGTACCTGCAGGGCGCACCGCTCCTCTGCCTGCTCCAACTCCAGGGTTACCTCGGTTATGGAGAAGGGCTTAAGGGCGTTTCTGATTTCGTTTTTCAGGGTAGCTGCCGCATCCGGTTCTCCCACCGCTGCCACCACCACATGCGCCGACAGCACATGGTGCTCCCCATCCAGCGACCACACCCGCAGCTGGTGCACCCCCAGCACCGGCTGCAGTGCCAGCAACTGCGCCCTTACCTGCTCCAGCCTGTCGGCCAGCGGGTTTGCCTGCAGCAGCACCTTGAGGGCGGCAAAAGCGTTACGCAGCGCATGCACCAGCATAAACAGCGAAATACCTACGGATAGAAGCGGGTCGAGCCAGGGCAGTTCGAAAAACAGCAGCACAACGCTCACAATGAGTACCGCTACCCACCCCAGCAGGTCCTCCAGCATGTGCAGCGATACCGCCTTTTGGTTCAGATTAAAGCCGCCCTGCAATTTAAAGAACGCAGCCCCGTTCACCGCGATGCCAAGTATGGCAAAGGCCAGCATGCCCAAAGGCTCCGGCATAGCGGGGTCTAGCAAACGCTCTACGGCCTCTGCCACGATAAACCCTGCCCCCACGATAAGTATAAGTGAGGTAAGCAAAGCCCCCGCCACCGAGTAGCGCTTGTAGCCATACGTGTAGCGGGCATTGCCCTCCTGCTCCGACTTGCGCTGCAGAAAGTAAGCCATACCCAGCGCCAGCGAATCGCCGAAGTCGTGGAGGGCGTCGCTCATAATGGCCACGCTGTTTACGAAGAACCCGCCCACCAGCTCCAGTACGGCGAAGCCCAGGTTCAGGAAAAAGGCAAACTTGATGTTACCGGTAGCATGATGGTGGTGATGCCCGTGATGATGGTGATGATGATGTCCCATTGTATTAGCATTTAAAAGCCACGCCCCTGCTGTTCAGGAGTGCGTGGCTTTACGGTGTGTTTTATTTTGTACCTGGTGTGAGTTGCTCAGAGATGTGCGCTACCGCTGCCAGGGCCAGTAAGCCGCCTATAATGGCTATGTTCTGGATGAAGTCCATGACGGCGGTTTGCTGCATCATCCCTTCCATGTTCCAGAAAGTGTGCATCATGAGTGTCATGGGCAAGAGCAGCAGGATCAGCACAACGGCGGTTTGTTTTATTTTGATGCCCGCAAACAACAGTAGTGCCCCTCCAAGCTCTGTTACCATGGCTGCCCCCAACAGCAAGGGCACAAACGGCAGCCCTTTAGAAGCCATCCACATGGCAGGGCCGTCCCAGAACAGGGCTTTATGTAAGCCTGCTATCAGAAAAGTGACCCCTATCAGGATTCTGGCGATAAGGATGAAGGAGTTAAGGAA includes:
- a CDS encoding helix-turn-helix domain-containing protein, with the protein product MVKAGAPVPVFSEAESFSKNNLRDFYIASYEDRQDAGLRRVAPHRHTYYEVIWIIEGSGTHTIDFRDYAFQGPCLFLLQPSHIHQIVKNGPTKGFVLKFNESLFSTESGTENLLLKYGIFDNINVQPVLHLAPTDVLLLNDLMQKMLLEYKQPSELSAVIIASYLKIFLLQVYKLKDSHREELQPGPEPRYLVYRSFKKMLEENYVRQHAVQYYASELAITPRTLNEITHKYAGKKVSQLIKERLMLEAKRLLHHGRLSVKEVAAHLGFEDPAYFTRFFTKNEGTSPQGFRQQEKHAAAAT
- a CDS encoding multicopper oxidase family protein, translated to MKTEAPTTPAITQTGERHLSFELVARQSHIMLHGKPASVLTYNNSFPGPLLELQEGDHVSVHFTNQLTAPSNLHLHGISMSPEEDKPHQVVAPGESLSYAFTAQAGSAGMYWYHPHAHGSVTRQLFEGLSGPIIIRGEADKLPALASATEKVLVLHDIQLENGHVAPHTGMDWGRGKEGNLVLVNGEKMPEMQVPTGLLRLRVLNASSARYYHLGIPGKQLHVIGMDGSFLEKPVAKETLLLAPGERADMLVEAMEAAPLALLNMPYSRTPAGPSTDTPAGGAILATFAVQGAPAQVELPGKLVEIPALDLTTAAAHKTLTFGATMQPLQFTIDGKTFDHCRTDLTARAGTLEVWDIVNPMAMDHPFHLHTFPFQVIAVNGEAVPYRAWKDVVNVPANGSVRIAIPFEGFTGKVMYHCHILEHEDLGMMGNLEVL
- a CDS encoding MBL fold metallo-hydrolase, with protein sequence MNRKAFLQKSLLSSSLLMVPGLAQHSFSTPATGPGLAPAIAHPHRQNICATCGTRYASAKTAESTCPICLDDRQYVGNGGQKWLSYDELAKGRGIRTNKLQTDLYELKITPAFAIGQKAHLVLSKSGNVLWDCIPYLDEPTATYIRSLGGIQAIAISHPHYYSLMAEWATAFDCPVYLHAHDKAWIQDESRHIRLWSGKELALWDGMKVVHVGGHFPGSTVLHLPRHGQGTLLTGDSIYVVRDRKHVSFMYSYPNLVPLPQQAIRLIHERIHPLEFDTIHAAFEGQVIATGAKGAFERSVKRYLGIYQR
- a CDS encoding DoxX family protein, encoding MKNSFLNSFILIARILIGVTFLIAGLHKALFWDGPAMWMASKGLPFVPLLLGAAMVTELGGALLLFAGIKIKQTAVVLILLLLPMTLMMHTFWNMEGMMQQTAVMDFIQNIAIIGGLLALAAVAHISEQLTPGTK
- a CDS encoding cation diffusion facilitator family transporter, translating into MGHHHHHHHGHHHHHATGNIKFAFFLNLGFAVLELVGGFFVNSVAIMSDALHDFGDSLALGMAYFLQRKSEQEGNARYTYGYKRYSVAGALLTSLILIVGAGFIVAEAVERLLDPAMPEPLGMLAFAILGIAVNGAAFFKLQGGFNLNQKAVSLHMLEDLLGWVAVLIVSVVLLFFELPWLDPLLSVGISLFMLVHALRNAFAALKVLLQANPLADRLEQVRAQLLALQPVLGVHQLRVWSLDGEHHVLSAHVVVAAVGEPDAAATLKNEIRNALKPFSITEVTLELEQAEERCALQVQVYL